In Paenibacillus sp. J23TS9, a single genomic region encodes these proteins:
- the fba gene encoding class II fructose-1,6-bisphosphate aldolase — translation MALVSSTSLLQTARQNKYAIGAFNVHTLEMLQAVVEAAEEAQSPLIIQSTVGTVKHLGADYIAAAATVASNRASVPIALHLDHCSDFAVIMSCIRAGYTSVMIDASHSPFEENVAITQKVVEAANAIGINVEAELGKVGGVEDDIVVDERDALLADPAECAEFVERTGVHTLAPAIGTAHGIYKGTPNIDFDRIKRIADVVSVPLVLHGGSGIPEEQVKRAVSLGMAKMNVATELRIIFSDAIKAVFAENPEENDPRKYMVPAKEALKKAAMEKMQLCGCAGRASDFR, via the coding sequence ATGGCACTCGTTTCTTCTACTTCTTTATTGCAAACCGCAAGACAAAATAAATATGCAATCGGCGCGTTCAACGTGCATACCCTCGAAATGCTGCAGGCTGTGGTGGAAGCGGCAGAGGAAGCTCAGTCTCCGCTGATCATTCAATCCACGGTAGGTACGGTTAAGCATCTGGGAGCGGACTATATCGCTGCCGCAGCAACCGTAGCGTCCAATCGTGCCAGTGTGCCCATCGCGCTGCATCTTGACCACTGCTCCGATTTTGCTGTGATCATGAGCTGTATCCGTGCCGGCTATACTTCCGTCATGATTGATGCTTCCCATTCACCGTTTGAAGAGAATGTAGCCATCACGCAAAAGGTTGTGGAAGCCGCGAATGCGATTGGTATCAACGTAGAAGCTGAGCTTGGCAAAGTTGGCGGCGTAGAGGATGATATCGTCGTGGACGAAAGAGACGCCCTGCTCGCTGATCCGGCTGAATGTGCAGAGTTTGTGGAACGTACAGGCGTTCATACGCTTGCTCCTGCGATCGGAACGGCGCATGGCATTTATAAAGGTACGCCGAACATTGATTTTGACCGTATTAAACGCATCGCAGATGTGGTGAGTGTTCCTCTCGTTCTGCATGGCGGCTCTGGTATCCCTGAGGAGCAGGTGAAGCGCGCTGTATCGCTGGGGATGGCCAAAATGAATGTGGCAACCGAGCTGCGCATCATTTTCTCGGATGCCATCAAAGCCGTCTTTGCTGAAAATCCGGAGGAAAATGATCCACGTAAATATATGGTGCCGGCAAAAGAGGCGCTGAAAAAAGCTGCTATGGAAAAAATGCAGCTTTGTGGTTGTGCCGGACGCGCAAGCGACTTCCGTTAA
- a CDS encoding TetR/AcrR family transcriptional regulator: protein MDPKSRWEQERQEAKQQREISIIEAAERVFVKKGLDKATMRDIAAEDNVGIATVFRYFPKKDRIVVAVASRIIDMEAEAFKSISEQSEIGIKKIEMLFDHFIADTSSAYLNRNKLIEAFESYAAQQAEPLDGIEDYHEATRKVYRIFKKIIQNCIDDGSIRSDIPVHETLATLVNALGIFSKKLSLQSNIVMFEADPDMIVQLTIVKNIFLEYLKPH, encoded by the coding sequence ATGGATCCAAAGAGCAGATGGGAACAGGAGCGTCAGGAAGCCAAGCAGCAGCGGGAGATCAGCATTATTGAAGCGGCTGAGCGTGTTTTTGTCAAAAAAGGCTTGGATAAAGCTACCATGCGTGACATTGCCGCCGAAGATAATGTAGGGATTGCCACGGTCTTCAGATACTTTCCCAAAAAAGATCGAATTGTGGTCGCTGTAGCATCAAGGATCATCGACATGGAGGCCGAAGCCTTTAAGTCCATATCTGAACAGTCCGAAATAGGTATCAAAAAAATTGAGATGCTCTTTGATCACTTTATTGCAGATACCTCCTCAGCATATCTTAACCGCAACAAACTGATCGAAGCATTTGAAAGCTATGCCGCCCAGCAGGCTGAGCCGCTCGATGGTATAGAGGATTACCATGAGGCTACCCGCAAGGTATACCGCATCTTTAAAAAGATCATTCAAAACTGTATCGATGACGGTTCTATCCGTTCCGATATTCCAGTACACGAGACACTGGCCACCTTGGTGAATGCTTTGGGCATTTTCTCCAAAAAGCTGTCTCTTCAGAGCAATATTGTCATGTTTGAGGCTGACCCGGATATGATCGTACAGCTTACGATTGTAAAAAATATTTTTTTAGAATACCTGAAGCCGCATTAA
- a CDS encoding SDR family NAD(P)-dependent oxidoreductase — translation MGRVSGKVAIVTGAAGGMGKADAMILAQEGAKVVVTDIQEDKVNEVVEEINKNGGEAIGFRHNVTSEEEWQHIVDETVKKWGKIDVLVNNAGISLAKKLVDTTAQDWDKVMAINLTGGFFGLKHVIPVMQKNGGGSIINISSIAGLTGSNGAGPYTASKGAVRMLTKAVAIDYGKDNIRCNSIHPGYIETPMTKDLLADDNMTKWFISNTPLPRLGKPENIAQGVLFLASDESSFITGAELAIDGGVSAR, via the coding sequence ATGGGTAGAGTATCAGGCAAAGTAGCAATCGTTACAGGCGCAGCAGGCGGAATGGGTAAAGCGGACGCTATGATTTTGGCTCAAGAAGGAGCAAAGGTCGTTGTAACCGACATTCAGGAAGACAAGGTTAACGAGGTTGTTGAGGAAATCAACAAAAACGGTGGCGAAGCCATCGGATTCCGTCATAACGTTACCTCCGAAGAAGAGTGGCAGCATATCGTTGACGAAACCGTGAAAAAATGGGGAAAAATTGACGTTCTCGTCAATAATGCCGGTATTTCTCTGGCTAAGAAGCTCGTAGATACAACTGCCCAGGATTGGGACAAAGTCATGGCAATCAACCTGACTGGCGGATTCTTCGGACTGAAGCATGTGATCCCTGTCATGCAGAAGAACGGCGGCGGCTCTATCATCAATATTTCTTCGATCGCTGGCCTGACAGGCAGCAACGGCGCAGGCCCTTACACAGCAAGTAAAGGCGCGGTTCGCATGTTAACGAAAGCCGTAGCGATTGATTACGGTAAGGACAATATCCGCTGCAACTCAATTCACCCTGGATATATCGAAACTCCAATGACAAAAGACCTGCTCGCTGACGACAACATGACCAAATGGTTTATCTCCAACACTCCGCTCCCACGTTTGGGTAAACCGGAAAACATCGCGCAAGGCGTATTATTCCTGGCTTCCGATGAATCTTCCTTTATCACGGGCGCTGAGCTTGCCATCGACGGCGGCGTGTCTGCAAGATAA